The Mustela erminea isolate mMusErm1 chromosome 6, mMusErm1.Pri, whole genome shotgun sequence genome includes a region encoding these proteins:
- the CLEC2D gene encoding C-type lectin domain family 2 member D, whose translation MHDGNQLKKDSEAVELTDSSNLHPRKHSITNTLNRLLVLCIIILLIIIVIAILVGLFVTGRKLHQISSECLEAACPESWIGFRRKCFYFSDDFKNWTFSQRFCDSHGADLVQVETIQELNFLLRYKGPYDHWIGLSRELGQPWKLINGTEWSNCFPIRGGGECAYLNDKGASSARHYTERKWICSKPDTHVQMQRQSSI comes from the exons ATGCATGATGGCAATCAACTGAAGAAAGACAGTGAAGCAGTGGAATTGACAGACTCAA GTAATCTGCATCCAAGGAAGCATTCTATTACCAATACTCTGAATCGACTCTTGGTTTTATGCATAATCATATTGCTTATAATTATAGTGATTGCAATACTAGTGGGTTTGTTCG taactgGTAGAAAATTGCATCAGATATCATCAGAGTGTCTTGAAGCTGCATGCCCAGAAAGCTGGATTGGTTTCCGAAGAaagtgtttctatttttctgatgaCTTCAAGAATTGGACATTCAGCCAGAGGTTTTGTGACTCACACGGTGCTGATCTTGTTCAAGTTGAAACCATCCAGGAACTG aaTTTCCTACTGAGGTATAAAGGGCCTTATGACCACTGGATTGGGCTCAGCAGAGAACTAGGCCAACCATGGAAATTGATAAATGGCACTGAATGGAGCAACTG TTTTCCtatcagaggaggaggagaatgtgCCTATTTGAATGACAAAGGTGCCAGCAGTGCTAGGCATTACACAGAGAGGAAGTGGATCTGTTCCAAACCAGACACGCATGTCCAGATGCAGAGACAAAGCTCTATCTGA